The DNA sequence TAGAGCACTTGCCTTTTCAGTCAAATCAAGCGCTCCACTGATAATTGTAGTCTCATCATGTGTAAGCTCACCACCTTTCCCAGCCTTACAACAAGCAAGTTCAATATTTGTTAATCAAACAGAAAGCCAAGACAGTTGGATTGATTGATGAACAATAACAATATATACCTCCTGGCTGTGAATGGATACAAGAGCTTTTAATTGAGCACGCCTAAATAAAGCCTCATTGTGCCCCAACAGGTGGTCCAGAACCTGTAACAAATGATGTACAGAAAATTAAACCCTTGCAGGCATGGTTGCTAACACACTAGAGAATTCTTCTTAACTAACCAAGATGCATTTAACTGTCCACAAAACAACTCCAAGAAGATCTGAATTGTACACACATCATAATCTAGTTCGTAATCTAGATAACATCTTTGCACAGATGTCTCATTCTATCGTGTTCCAATCCTCTGCTCTCTCGTCAATTATATTATATCGGAAAGGAATAAGCTCTGTAGAATAACATACCTTTCCAACAGGATAGGCAACTGGATAACAGATTATCATCAAAATTCGCACAAGCCATGCAAGGTTGGCACCTACAGCAAGACCATATCTACTACAAATTGCTTGTGGAATAACCTGAAACCATCAAACAAaagaggagtatttcaaaacttgaaAACATTGATTAGGGACAAAAACTCTGAAATAACACTGAGAGGGGAATGACAAACCTCCCCGAAGAAGAGAACAAAAGTGACAGAGAGAATGATGGCAACAAACTGGTTGAATATCTTATCAAGGTATATGGGAAGAGCCTGCAGATTGCAAGTTTCAAAGCCAACAGCTGTTTAAGAGTTAGGCAGGGTTTAGCAATCAGTACCAAAATCTACGTATGCAATTGTGAATATcagatacatatatatacaattaGCCAGCAGAATAGAAATTGAATGAAGGAGTTTTAGAATAGGAGATTGGGAATTCAATTACCTCCATGGCAGCAGCATTGCAGAGAAGCAAAGTGACAAGAAGCTGGTGCTGTTTCTGAACCACGGGAAGTATAACCGCTACACAGTAGTAATAATTATAGTtaacagaaaaagaaagagaaaaaagagaaagagagagagaagaggaagaagaggattaGTAGAGTACCGGCTTGCTTCTTCTCGGAAGGAGAACCACTGCGCTGAAGGATCTCGAGGTCGACGAGACCAAGAGACATAAGACCGAGGGTGAGGCCGGACATGATCCCTGCAAAGAGCACAAGGAAGCAGGAGATGCCGGCGTACACGAACCACCACACATCGCCAAACGGAATCTCGCTGCCAAGAGCTGACACCGCCTCAGCCTGAAGGTGCTCCCGAGTCAACATCCGAGTCACCATTAACGCGTTAAGCAAATTCACCATCCTGATCCTTGATTCAACGGCTACTTCTTCTTCGTCGTCGTCGAGGGATATGCTTTGGTGCGGTGAATGGTAATGGTAGCAGCCAGGCAGGACTTCAAGGTTGGTTGGCTTCGACCCCGGACCCGAAAATTGGAAATTATTGGTGCACGTGATCTCTGCATGCATCCACGTGCTACAGAGTGCACGTCGCTCTCGCGCACGGTATGTTCGTATATATACCTTTTGCAATCGTCACCGTTGGATCGTTTGCCTCTGTCTCTGAAATCTGAATGAATGGATCAACATTCTTTGAGGTCAAACTTAACGGCCCACGTTTGCTTTTAAAATTAGACATAATCTAAGTGATTATTTCGaacttatttgaattttgaaatgctAAAAATTAGAACCCGttcatgatttaattttttttataaataattttttaatctattttcatattttttaaatttaaattttattttattaatatattataatcatttaaaatcataaaattaaattttaaataaaaataaattaaaaataaaataaaattctttttcataataaataatttccAAATGAACTCAAAGTttataatgttaaaaaaaattaatatacataaaTTAAACTAGCTAATATAGTTTTTTTGTGTCAGCAATCAGGTGGTGGAGTCGTAAAAATGAATTGACTGACTTGAGAGTGAAACAAAAAAATGGGTTAGGTAGTGGAATCTTGTGGATTAAGTTTTTTGTCCCTGTTGTTATAAGAACAAGGTACATCCAAAGTTTTACGAAGGCAGGGGTAATCAACCTTGCCCTCTGCCTCGGTTCCGACTTGCTAAGCTTACTTGTCAGAAATTCGTAATATACATTCTAAATCCTAATTTGACCTTCTTCTCACACTAGATAcaattctctcttttcttttgttttctttttgggtctttagttttctcttttttttttattattatttgagtaattattcaaaaaattatattaaatatatattaaaattagttgttaaaattagtcattaatataaaataatgttagaatataaatacgtattaaaaataaattaaactacacatatatttatatataaatatattagtatgATATTGGTGTACAAATAGGGACGGATCTAGAAATGATATTATGGGGGCCAATAATACATACAAtattaaaattatgtaaaaaaataatgtaatataagatgtattacaaaaatataccgatagagaatatattttaaaataaaaaaatatgtgtatactttttactaacgaagtggtcgattcttcgtcgtatcataaaattccccaataatagaatttgtgtcaaattttttagtaattttcttttcaatataatcaAAAGACAATTAGTaagaaatttatcttttattttgtttctaagttatttttcacaatattcatagttaaaaaagatatcttaattgtagcagttgaaacatgaaaaattaatattaaatgaataaaaaaagacggccacaaaaagaaaaagaattcactttatgagatttgaaaatttttatttaattaaaaaatattaataataatatttttttcaaatttctttaatattgttacttactttttaaatattaaaatttattaatatttaaattaaactggccttttatttatactaaactaaatactaaataatttttttaaaaaaattaaattatacataataacttattactattaaaaaaagttGGGGGGAGATCGAGGCTGCCACTCGCCCCCTATGTCCGTCACtgtgtacaaatagtattttttgttactaaaataagtgaataattttaaaatctaacaCTTTTaattctcaaattttaaaatatacaaaataatttttaacgttTATTTCTGTTAGACAATATAATACTCTTTTATTAGTGATGACTACTGACGTAAAACGTTAGCTTGTATATATAATCGCTAAGTGTTCACGTGTGCAATTTGGAAAAATCAATCCCTATGATAAAGTGTAAAATAGCCCCCaatatgtttaaaaaatattcaaaatagtccctgaataATTTTGAGGTAAATACTAAATCGGTACGCAAAAGATTTTGGCACTGACAAAATGGTACTTGACTATTGCTATTGACAAAATGGttcctaaaagattttaaaatttgacaagcatgTCGCCGAACTCGCCGAAGCAAATCTCTAGCCAGCACAATGTTGACATGGCCACCGAATTTTAGTGACCTGGCAAACCACCCTCATATCCTAATCCCTCCCTCTCCAACGCAGACTCCTTCTCCATCTCCCTCCCTAACGCACACTCCCCTCCCTCTCCCCTCTCTAACGTACACTCGCCATTCTCTCCCTCAACACCACCACAACTTCCACAAGTACTTAAAATCCGGTGCCTTAGTCCTCTCTGTCGCACTTCTCTTCCTTCCTCCCTGTTGCATACGTCGCAGGACACCGTTGCCGCTTAGCCTCAAGCCAACACTGCCGCTTCCGCTGAtagtttttcattttttgttgccAAGATCTATGAACCTCACTATCTAATTGAAAATGTTTTGCTTCGTTTCTGATTTTCTTATTTTAGAGGCGATTATATGTGTAGAGAAGCGGCACAATTGAGATGCTGAGGGAATGTGGCTATTCCAAGCCTTGTTGTGGCTCTGACGGTGATGGCGGTGGTCTTTGATGGTACTCTTGCCGttgaggttgttgttgttgttcctacGAGTGGTGGAGGTTTACTGTTGCTGTTGATGTTGAAGTTGTTGTTGCTGCAAGTGATGGTGTTAAGAGAGGGAGGGAGAGTATATATTGGGGAGGGAGCTGTGATGGgagggagagagaaggagggagtgTGCGTTGGAGTTAGGGGACTGCGACACGAGGGAGAGGGAAGGAGGGTTATGATGggaaaggaaaggaaagggaGGAGTGTGCGTTTGGGGCTGCGATGGGGAGGGAGAAGGAGGGGGTTGCGTTGGGTAGGGGGAGGGCTGCAATAGGGAGAGAGATAGAGGGGGAGTCTGTGTTGGGGAGCGAGAAATTAGGGTTTGGGGGTGGTTTGCCAGGTCACCAAAATACGGTGGCCATGTCAGCATTGTACTTGCCGGAGATTTGCTCCGACGAGCTCGGGGACacacttgtcaaattttaaaatcttttagaaatcattttgtcaataacaaaattcAGGTACTATTTTATCAACGCTATAATCTTTCGGATACCGATTTGATATTTACCTCAATACTTTTGAAAATAGTCTTTATTAATtacttatatataattatttttcaatttataaattttaatttttaaaattttcaatttatttatctcaaatttgattatttatacacaaaattttatatatttttaaaataaattataaattaattttgaaaaagcattatttttttaaaaagttagaaTAAATgaacttatatttatttttgactatataatatattaatttaatttaatttaatttaatttaatttataggtATTACATTCTATTCTATGATCATTCTTTAATAAGAAAGATGAGAAACTACTAATGTCACTTGAAGAGATACGAAAAATCtcatttaacataaaatttttcaTCTGATTgagaatatttatataaatacttatgaaagtaacattttaaaatttgcaTGTAATGAACCAagttatttatgaaattaaatttgtatattttagtCAACTACAAGATCAATGTGAATGATTTACAAAATGCcaatgtaaaatttttaatattttacaacacttgaaaaaaaatatcttgacaaatttaaatattttattctttttttagaaagttttaaaatttagttgttgtaaacttgtaatattatataaaataggcTTGCAGTTAAAATTGTGTGAGCTACTATAGTTagtaattatgaaaaaaatttacttagaaagatttctttttaaatttatttgatgcCAATATCATAGGAATTTAAAAATCTTAGGgactaaaatagtttttttttgtttttcacaatatTTCTTAACCTGACAGGTCAAGAACTAATTCGTCGCGGTACTGAGTTTCATTTAAGGGTTTGTCATTGACAATGAGTTGCTGTATCTATAAGGTGGGATTCGAACCCTGACACTTATTTAAGTGGACTAATGAACTAACTATTAGATCGGACTAATGAGCTAATTACTAGACCATATCTCTTGTTATTTGTGTGacaattatttttgtctttaatttggGTTGGGATGGAATTCACAAGTGTCGTAGGTCCACCTTTTGTATGATCCGCACAATTGGGTTATGGCTTTAAGATCCATATCACTTTTTGGGCAATTGTCGTGGTTATATCTTGGGCTAAAATTCTTCTAAATTTCTTGGTTTAGgtccaaaaaacaaaaacaaggaaaaaaaaactCTAGATGTGTGGTGgattcctttattttatttttgtaattaacaACAAAATATCAGATGATTATATTAGTGAAAATATGTAGGAAAGtcattttaaaaaacaaattgacGTAGATACAGTTAAAATAAATTGGGGAGTGTTAGAAACCAATGATTATCTTGAACAACataaacaaccaccaatcaaatacaAGTACACTATATCTTAATTTAATGCTACTCATTAAATTTAcacttttaaccctattaattcacattgttcacacattgttcaaaaatgtTATTAGTTACCTATATTTttccaaataaattttattactttactttACCCTATCTCATTGGCTTTATGATTTATcgttttaagtttttaactactGTTCTGCCTTCTGCGTCTATATTTTCATATTATCAAACATTCCCTTGATTTTCATTCCTCGAATGGGAAAGATAATACCAATttacaatgaaataaaatattggagGTATTTACTATTATTATGGAGTTAATTACTCTCCACATTTTTTATTCCACATGTATATCTTTGGATAGTAATGTGTTAGGGAATCAATGGGTGTAACCAACTGGATTAGAATCAAGAACAAACATTTGAAGTGGGTAGTAGTATGACATTGATACACAAAATCCCACACGAGTGAGTCCGATAATAAAAGTCCTGTAATAATAATGCCTACGAATCTCCTTTTGAAGTTTTCAAAGATTCTT is a window from the Arachis hypogaea cultivar Tifrunner chromosome 1, arahy.Tifrunner.gnm2.J5K5, whole genome shotgun sequence genome containing:
- the LOC112705432 gene encoding DUF21 domain-containing protein At4g14240 isoform X1 — encoded protein: MHAEITCTNNFQFSGPGSKPTNLEVLPGCYHYHSPHQSISLDDDEEEVAVESRIRMVNLLNALMVTRMLTREHLQAEAVSALGSEIPFGDVWWFVYAGISCFLVLFAGIMSGLTLGLMSLGLVDLEILQRSGSPSEKKQAAVILPVVQKQHQLLVTLLLCNAAAMEALPIYLDKIFNQFVAIILSVTFVLFFGEVIPQAICSRYGLAVGANLAWLVRILMIICYPVAYPVGKVLDHLLGHNEALFRRAQLKALVSIHSQEAGKGGELTHDETTIISGALDLTEKTAEEAMTPIESTFSLDVNSKLDWEAMGKILARGHSRVPVYSGNPKNIIGLLLVKSLLTVRPETETPVSAVSIRRIPRVPSDMPLYDILNEFQKGSSHMAAVVRGKLKGKETPQIIEEKQEESTSIDGDSQLTTPLLQNHDDKSESVVVDIDKSPRSPSVNKLTGLQRSDSKTNSFENIEEGEVIGIITLEDVFEELLQEEIVDETDEYVDVHKRIRVAAAAAASSVARAPSTRRLTSQKGAGGQSKPGQTPKKTSEDHGSNSTRFSPPTCR